One region of Jonesiaceae bacterium BS-20 genomic DNA includes:
- the pcrA gene encoding DNA helicase PcrA, with the protein MESLFGNLPTSASFTPEASAQQPDLELPLPDFEVAAPMGHPAAVRNYASKWELDSPEDPARGEHGGIPTPPDASERALELVDGLNPSQREAVEHGGTPLLIVAGAGSGKTRVLTHRIAHLLATGRAWPSQILAITFTNKAAAEMRERVSSLVGPEAQNMWVSTFHSTCVRILRREAEAIGMKKTFSIYDSADSQRLITLILRELDVDPKRFTAKQLANRISGLKDELTTPQQYEQTQGSRASGEFESVLATVYTRYQQRLQLANAVDFDDLIVRTVELFQKHPAVAEHYRRRFRHILVDEYQDTNHAQYTLVKELVGPATGTIPPGELTVVGDSDQSIYAFRGATIRNILEFEKDYPNARSILLEQNYRSTQNILSAANAVISQNKDRRPKNLWTASGDGPKIIGYVGDNEHEEARYVARQIDKLEDAHGVRPGDVAIFYRTNAQSRALEEVLIRVGLPYKVVGGTRFYERKEIKDVIAYLRAVDNPTDDINLRRIFNVPKRGLGDRAEALVAAQAERAGISFRQALEDAEEIPGMTGRTLKPLTAFRDLMNELGVAAGKGAGPAEILGDVLDKTGYLQLLRVSDDPQDQSRVDNLAELHAVASEFERDEPEGTLSDFLERVSLVADADQIPSSDDSENEGVPRVDPGVITLMTLHTAKGLEFPVVFLTGMEDGTFPHMRALHDTGELAEERRLAYVGITRARERLYITRAATRSAWGAPNNFPPSRFLDEIPEELWDWERKQASSERVFASFNSGGSYGGGNNYGGGSYRGQDDDFGPPIGSGARGNSTPPPVSFGRSKAKSEADIPQLSAGDRVTHDQFGIGTVLNVEGTGAKAVAKIDFGGDGPKRLLLRFAPVTKL; encoded by the coding sequence ATGGAATCATTGTTTGGTAATTTACCCACCTCCGCGTCCTTTACTCCCGAGGCTTCGGCGCAGCAGCCGGACCTAGAGCTTCCCCTGCCCGATTTTGAGGTGGCGGCCCCAATGGGACACCCCGCCGCGGTGCGCAACTACGCCTCGAAGTGGGAACTGGATTCTCCCGAGGATCCTGCCCGCGGTGAGCACGGCGGCATCCCTACCCCTCCGGACGCATCCGAGCGTGCGCTAGAACTGGTCGATGGGCTTAACCCATCCCAACGAGAAGCCGTTGAACATGGTGGGACGCCGCTGCTCATTGTCGCGGGAGCAGGTTCGGGTAAGACCAGGGTACTGACCCATCGCATTGCGCACCTCCTTGCCACCGGCCGGGCATGGCCTAGCCAAATCCTGGCGATCACCTTTACCAACAAGGCCGCCGCTGAGATGCGTGAGCGGGTGAGTTCCCTCGTAGGTCCGGAAGCTCAAAACATGTGGGTTTCCACCTTCCACTCCACCTGTGTGCGAATCTTGCGCCGGGAAGCGGAAGCTATTGGGATGAAGAAGACCTTCTCCATCTATGATTCCGCAGATTCGCAGCGGTTGATCACCTTGATCTTGCGCGAGTTGGACGTTGACCCTAAACGTTTTACGGCCAAGCAGTTGGCCAACCGGATTTCCGGTCTCAAGGATGAACTCACCACCCCGCAGCAGTACGAGCAGACCCAAGGTAGCCGGGCATCGGGAGAGTTTGAGTCCGTACTTGCGACCGTGTACACCCGCTACCAGCAACGCCTGCAACTGGCCAACGCGGTGGACTTTGATGACCTTATTGTCCGGACCGTTGAGCTGTTCCAAAAGCACCCGGCTGTGGCGGAACACTACCGACGCAGGTTTAGGCACATACTGGTAGACGAGTACCAAGACACCAACCACGCCCAGTACACGCTGGTCAAGGAACTGGTAGGTCCCGCAACGGGCACAATCCCACCGGGGGAGTTAACCGTGGTGGGCGACTCCGACCAGAGTATTTACGCCTTCCGTGGCGCGACCATTCGCAATATTTTGGAGTTTGAAAAGGATTACCCCAACGCCCGGTCGATTCTGCTTGAGCAAAACTACCGCTCTACGCAAAACATTTTGTCTGCGGCCAATGCGGTTATCTCGCAGAATAAGGACCGCAGGCCCAAGAATCTTTGGACGGCCAGCGGTGACGGCCCCAAAATTATTGGTTATGTTGGCGATAACGAGCATGAAGAGGCCCGTTATGTGGCCCGGCAAATCGACAAGTTGGAGGATGCGCACGGGGTCCGCCCCGGAGACGTTGCTATTTTCTACCGGACCAACGCCCAGTCACGTGCGCTTGAAGAGGTCCTGATCCGTGTGGGACTGCCCTACAAGGTCGTTGGTGGCACGCGTTTTTATGAACGCAAAGAAATCAAAGACGTCATTGCTTACCTACGTGCGGTAGACAACCCAACCGATGACATTAACCTGCGCCGGATCTTTAACGTCCCCAAGCGCGGGCTTGGCGACCGTGCCGAGGCCCTGGTAGCTGCTCAGGCGGAACGTGCGGGAATTTCCTTTAGGCAGGCCCTTGAGGACGCTGAGGAGATTCCGGGTATGACCGGCCGGACATTGAAGCCATTGACCGCGTTCAGAGACCTGATGAACGAACTTGGGGTAGCTGCCGGTAAGGGAGCGGGTCCGGCTGAAATTCTCGGTGATGTGCTAGACAAGACCGGATACCTGCAACTCTTGCGAGTAAGCGATGACCCCCAAGACCAGTCAAGGGTAGATAACCTTGCGGAACTACACGCGGTCGCCTCGGAATTTGAACGCGATGAACCGGAAGGCACCCTCTCGGACTTCCTTGAGCGAGTCTCGCTGGTAGCCGACGCAGACCAGATTCCGTCTTCGGATGACTCCGAAAACGAGGGCGTACCCCGGGTTGACCCGGGAGTAATCACCCTCATGACCTTGCACACCGCAAAGGGACTTGAATTCCCCGTCGTATTCTTGACGGGAATGGAAGATGGAACCTTCCCACACATGCGGGCGCTGCATGACACCGGCGAGTTAGCCGAGGAACGCCGGCTTGCCTACGTGGGGATTACCCGCGCCCGGGAGCGGTTGTACATCACCCGTGCCGCCACCCGCTCTGCCTGGGGTGCACCCAACAATTTCCCACCATCCCGGTTCTTGGATGAGATTCCAGAGGAACTGTGGGATTGGGAACGCAAGCAGGCCTCCTCCGAGCGAGTTTTTGCCTCGTTTAACTCGGGCGGCAGCTACGGCGGGGGTAATAACTACGGCGGTGGAAGCTACCGCGGCCAAGACGATGACTTCGGTCCGCCAATCGGCTCGGGTGCGCGTGGTAACTCGACCCCACCTCCGGTCAGCTTTGGTAGATCCAAAGCCAAGAGTGAAGCCGATATTCCGCAGCTGTCCGCGGGCGATCGCGTGACTCACGATCAATTTGGCATTGGAACCGTCCTCAACGTTGAAGGTACTGGAGCCAAAGCCGTAGCCAAGATTGACTTTGGCGGCGACGGACCTAAGCGTTTGTTGCTGCGATTCGCTCCCGTGACCAAGCTGTAG
- a CDS encoding DUF456 domain-containing protein, giving the protein MVLPQDIFIALALAVGIIGTIFQILPGTVIIAGALLTWAILTQGFTAWLVFSLALVVLLAGMFIKYLIAGRHLKRNEIPNLTIVVGLVVGTIGFFIIPVLGLPLGFVGAVYLMQVYRTREHTKAWRATIVALQATGLTIVVELAAGLVATTIWIIGLLVT; this is encoded by the coding sequence GTGGTCCTACCGCAAGATATTTTCATTGCCTTGGCACTGGCCGTGGGCATCATTGGCACGATTTTTCAGATCTTGCCTGGAACCGTCATTATTGCGGGTGCCTTGTTAACCTGGGCGATTTTGACGCAAGGCTTCACCGCATGGCTCGTGTTTTCACTAGCGCTCGTGGTGCTGCTTGCCGGCATGTTCATAAAGTACTTGATTGCAGGCCGCCATCTAAAGCGGAACGAGATCCCTAATCTGACTATTGTGGTCGGTCTTGTAGTGGGAACTATCGGGTTCTTTATTATTCCCGTTCTCGGGTTACCGCTGGGATTTGTTGGGGCGGTCTACCTCATGCAGGTGTACAGAACGAGAGAGCACACCAAGGCTTGGCGCGCGACCATCGTTGCTCTACAAGCTACCGGTCTGACCATCGTTGTTGAACTGGCCGCAGGATTGGTAGCTACCACCATTTGGATTATTGGCCTCTTAGTCACCTAA
- a CDS encoding response regulator transcription factor, whose translation MTADQPIEIVIVDDHDMFRTGVRASLGDSVTVLGEAGDVDSAVEVLHRLRPSVVLLDVHMPGGAGGGGAEVLARCTDLLPGTKFLALSVSDAAQDVVAVIRAGARGYVTKNISGPELAAAISRVAGGDAVFSPRLAGFVLDAFGTQVADVAVADDELDRLSQREQQVMRLIARGYTYKEVAGELFISVKTVETHVSAVLRKLQLSSRHELTRWAAARKLL comes from the coding sequence ATGACCGCGGACCAGCCAATCGAAATTGTCATTGTGGATGACCACGATATGTTCCGCACCGGTGTGCGGGCCTCACTGGGGGATAGCGTCACGGTTCTTGGGGAAGCTGGAGACGTTGACTCGGCGGTAGAGGTACTACATAGATTGCGTCCCAGCGTAGTGCTCCTAGACGTGCACATGCCCGGTGGGGCAGGTGGAGGCGGCGCCGAGGTACTGGCCCGCTGCACCGACTTGCTTCCCGGAACAAAGTTTTTGGCTCTTTCGGTTTCCGATGCCGCCCAGGACGTGGTCGCGGTGATCCGGGCCGGTGCACGAGGATATGTCACCAAAAATATTTCCGGACCGGAGTTGGCAGCTGCCATTTCTCGGGTGGCCGGGGGAGACGCGGTCTTCTCGCCGAGGTTGGCAGGTTTTGTTCTCGATGCCTTTGGCACGCAAGTAGCCGATGTTGCGGTTGCGGATGATGAACTGGATCGGTTGAGTCAACGAGAACAGCAGGTCATGCGACTCATTGCGCGCGGTTACACCTATAAGGAAGTGGCCGGGGAGTTGTTCATCTCCGTCAAGACCGTTGAAACCCATGTTTCCGCAGTGCTACGCAAGCTGCAGTTGTCCTCGCGCCATGAACTGACCCGTTGGGCAGCGGCCCGCAAGTTGTTGTAG
- a CDS encoding PspC domain-containing protein — translation MSQPHPPHAGPPHAEPPHTENSSTERAELRRPASGYLISGVCLGIADHLKADVRQVRILTVLLALAGGLGVVAYIFLWVTVPIADGTEQSQSPVLSRLVKAPNVPTQPGENRVWYARFPIKDIVLGALLLGVAFLLVASRFGFTLEWTWVFSAFVVVAGLGLAWSQLDASQRGDLVRKSGGKASTGTLRLAGGLVLVTIGVLLLTSQEIGGAHMLPALLAALAVLLGVGLVLAPWWLRLVNQLGQERAAKEREATRADIAAHLHDSVLQTLALIQRSADAPGEVTRLARNQERELRQWLYNDRQEPGTSLAQAARQLAAEVENTMTAALSGQSSVSIDLVVVGDCAPDENTEALLAATGEALKNAVRHGKPPVSAYLEVAPEQIEVFVTDRGSGFDLDAIASDRFGVRQSIIGRIQRRGGTATIRRLSSGGTEVALRLPRLQTEHPTPAEKDQA, via the coding sequence GTGTCACAACCTCACCCACCACATGCAGGCCCACCGCACGCGGAGCCACCGCACACCGAGAACAGCAGCACGGAACGTGCCGAGTTGCGCCGCCCTGCCTCGGGATACCTGATCTCCGGGGTGTGTTTGGGAATCGCGGATCATCTCAAAGCCGACGTCCGTCAGGTTCGTATTCTTACGGTCCTATTGGCATTGGCTGGCGGTTTGGGCGTAGTGGCTTACATATTCTTGTGGGTCACGGTTCCGATCGCAGACGGTACTGAGCAGTCGCAGTCGCCGGTGCTGAGCAGGTTGGTTAAGGCCCCCAATGTCCCTACCCAACCGGGTGAGAACCGGGTGTGGTACGCGCGGTTCCCCATCAAGGACATTGTGCTGGGTGCGCTGCTCTTGGGCGTCGCCTTTTTGCTGGTGGCCTCAAGGTTTGGGTTCACGCTTGAATGGACCTGGGTCTTTTCCGCCTTCGTTGTTGTGGCCGGTCTAGGGCTCGCGTGGAGCCAATTGGATGCGTCTCAACGCGGTGATCTGGTCCGTAAATCCGGTGGCAAGGCCTCGACCGGAACATTGCGGCTGGCCGGTGGCTTGGTTCTTGTGACCATCGGTGTTCTGCTCTTGACCAGCCAGGAAATTGGCGGCGCACACATGCTGCCGGCTCTGCTAGCAGCGCTAGCCGTGTTACTCGGCGTGGGTTTGGTGCTGGCGCCGTGGTGGTTGCGCCTGGTGAATCAACTGGGTCAAGAACGCGCCGCAAAAGAACGTGAGGCGACTCGCGCTGACATAGCCGCGCACCTGCATGATTCGGTGCTGCAAACACTTGCGCTCATCCAACGCAGCGCCGATGCCCCCGGGGAGGTCACACGGTTGGCCCGGAACCAGGAACGAGAGTTGCGCCAGTGGCTGTACAACGACCGCCAAGAACCGGGCACCTCACTTGCCCAAGCCGCCCGCCAACTGGCCGCCGAGGTGGAGAACACCATGACCGCTGCATTGAGCGGGCAAAGTTCGGTGTCGATTGACCTCGTGGTGGTTGGCGATTGTGCCCCGGATGAAAATACGGAGGCACTGCTAGCGGCGACAGGTGAAGCCCTGAAGAACGCCGTACGGCACGGCAAGCCACCGGTCTCCGCCTATCTTGAGGTTGCTCCCGAGCAAATTGAAGTCTTTGTGACTGACCGCGGATCCGGGTTTGACCTGGATGCGATTGCAAGCGATAGGTTCGGCGTGCGGCAAAGTATTATTGGCCGCATACAGCGCAGGGGCGGAACCGCCACTATCAGACGCCTATCCAGCGGTGGAACCGAGGTGGCCCTGCGGCTGCCGCGCCTGCAAACCGAGCACCCCACCCCAGCAGAAAAGGACCAAGCATGA
- a CDS encoding PspC domain-containing protein: MNESSNGMPPTGSVPPTGNGQPGNQYNWTPPTPNRGTPAGQKFFNSLRNSGFYRSEDRWIGGVSGGLAQKYGVDPLLVRAAFVILTLLSGVGLIIYAAAWALLPEQRDGRIHAEGLMRGNFDGAHAGIFIALIIGFSRIDQFFWVSGWIATPFKVLFWLALVGAVLYAAFQFQGGKKNTGGTSNSGAPATPSTDWTPSADQATPFSDASASTFPAASSSPQGFTGQASGTPGLVIEQPDPMQPRTEFSESPWNSGGPNPTAGAASSVDGPPHMGADQSNSAYAWTPPKPARPQVKSPGATQFAIVFGLFLLTTAVLLLLNNAGVITLNYSILPLLAGLAMALGGLTVIINGFRGHSSGSGGFFGIIGLIAALGTSVLLGLGFTSYSHSQMFSDSDLTPRNVEEISGGYSFGAGEVNLDLTKLDISDVPKADLPIVIPISAGVGEVNIIIPSNLAVTADQTVGVGSATTNSGRGSTSIGGVGAVSNTHFANDQAAETDSSDIFLDISLGLGEITITEQDN; the protein is encoded by the coding sequence ATGAACGAATCAAGCAACGGTATGCCTCCTACGGGTAGCGTCCCCCCAACGGGCAACGGTCAACCGGGTAATCAATATAATTGGACGCCACCAACTCCTAACCGGGGCACACCTGCGGGCCAGAAGTTCTTCAACTCGCTGCGGAACTCCGGGTTCTACCGCAGTGAAGATCGTTGGATCGGCGGCGTGAGCGGCGGGTTGGCACAGAAGTACGGCGTTGACCCACTTCTGGTACGGGCCGCATTCGTGATTTTGACCCTCCTGAGCGGAGTTGGACTCATCATTTACGCAGCAGCCTGGGCCCTCCTGCCTGAGCAGCGCGACGGTCGCATTCACGCTGAGGGGTTGATGCGGGGAAATTTTGACGGTGCGCACGCTGGGATTTTCATTGCGCTCATCATCGGTTTCTCCCGGATCGACCAGTTTTTCTGGGTTAGCGGCTGGATAGCCACACCGTTCAAGGTCCTATTTTGGCTCGCCCTTGTAGGTGCGGTCCTCTACGCGGCTTTCCAGTTCCAAGGTGGCAAAAAGAACACCGGCGGCACTAGCAACTCCGGTGCCCCTGCAACCCCCAGCACTGATTGGACTCCCAGCGCTGATCAGGCAACCCCATTTTCCGATGCCTCAGCAAGCACGTTCCCCGCTGCGTCTTCCAGCCCACAAGGGTTTACCGGGCAAGCTTCCGGCACTCCCGGCCTAGTGATAGAGCAACCAGATCCCATGCAACCACGAACCGAATTCTCAGAGTCGCCTTGGAACAGTGGCGGCCCTAATCCAACTGCGGGCGCTGCGTCGAGCGTTGACGGTCCCCCACACATGGGCGCTGACCAAAGCAACTCTGCCTATGCGTGGACTCCGCCAAAGCCTGCACGTCCGCAGGTAAAGAGCCCGGGAGCCACTCAATTTGCAATCGTGTTTGGGCTCTTCCTACTTACCACCGCGGTCCTTCTACTCCTGAACAACGCGGGCGTCATTACATTGAATTACAGCATCTTGCCTCTGCTTGCCGGCCTCGCCATGGCCCTGGGCGGGTTAACCGTCATCATCAACGGGTTCAGGGGGCATTCCTCTGGATCGGGCGGTTTCTTTGGCATCATTGGACTCATTGCAGCTCTGGGAACCTCAGTCCTCTTGGGGCTTGGCTTCACCTCCTACTCCCACTCGCAAATGTTCAGCGACTCCGACCTCACTCCTAGAAACGTTGAGGAAATTAGCGGTGGATACTCCTTTGGTGCCGGCGAGGTCAACTTAGACCTCACCAAGCTCGACATCTCCGACGTTCCCAAAGCCGACCTACCAATCGTCATCCCAATTAGTGCCGGCGTTGGTGAGGTCAACATCATCATTCCAAGCAACCTCGCAGTCACCGCTGACCAAACGGTAGGTGTGGGATCCGCAACAACTAACAGCGGCAGGGGCTCAACCTCGATCGGTGGGGTTGGTGCGGTGTCGAATACACACTTTGCCAACGACCAAGCGGCAGAAACCGACTCCTCGGATATCTTCCTTGATATCAGTCTTGGCCTAGGCGAAATCACCATTACGGAACAGGACAACTGA